From a region of the Sander lucioperca isolate FBNREF2018 chromosome 8, SLUC_FBN_1.2, whole genome shotgun sequence genome:
- the LOC116050361 gene encoding gamma-crystallin M2-like isoform X1: MLLQIIFYEDRNFQGRSHECSSDSADLHSYFNRCNSIKVESGCFMVYEKPNYMGNQYYLRKGEYSDNQRMIGMNDCVRSCRLIPQYQGSYRMRLYEHSDMSGQMHELVDDCPNVQDRLSMSDFNSCNVMDGHWLMYDQPNYKGRAYYLRPGEYRRYSDWGGVSPRVGSLRRISDLN, translated from the exons ATGCTTTTGCAGATAATTTTTTACGAGGACAGAAACTTCCAGGGGCGCTCTCATGAGTGCAGCAGCGACAGTGCTGACCTGCACTCCTACTTTAACAGATGCAACTCCATCAAGGTAGAGAGCGGCTGCTTCATGGTCTACGAGAAGCCCAACTACATGGGCAACCAGTACTACCTAAGGAAAGGAGAGTACTCTGATAACCAGCGTATGATTGGCATGAATGACTGTGTCAGATCTTGCCGTTTGATCCCCCAG TACCAAGGCTCCTACAGGATGAGGCTTTACGAACACTCTGACATGTCCGGCCAGATGCACGAGCTGGTGGACGACTGCCCAAATGTCCAGGACCGCCTCAGCATGTCCGACTTCAACTCCTGTAACGTGATGGACGGCCACTGGCTGATGTACGACCAGCCCAACTACAAGGGCAGAGCGTACTACCTGAGGCCCGGAGAGTACAGGAGATACAGCGACTGGGGAGGCGT
- the LOC116050107 gene encoding gamma-crystallin S-1-like isoform X1 has translation MQSLHFTFTIYVTGGSLQRAGWITQGNAGKRANMSKIIFYEDKNFSGCNFECGNDCADLMCILKNCNSIKVESGCFMIYEKSNYSGNQYYLKRGEYPDSQHWMSAIASVCSCRLIHAQPGAFNMRLYERLEFGGKMMDLMDDCPSVIDRFQVNDIFSCNVTDGNWLFYEHPNYCGRMYLIRPGEYKRFIEWGGRSARVGSIKRILDY, from the exons ATGCAGAGTCTGCATTTCACATTCACTATATATGTGACAGGTGGGAGTCTTCAAAGAGCTGGATGGATCACACAGGGCAACGCAGGAAAACGGGCCAACATGTCGAAG ATTATCTTCTATGAGGACAAGAACTTCTCTGGGTGCAATTTTGAGTGCGGCAATGACTGTGCGGACCTGATGTGCATCCTGAAAAACTGCAACTCCATCAAGGTGGAGAGCGGCTGCTTCATGATCTATGAAAAATCCAACTACAGTGGGAACCAGTACTACCTGAAGAGAGGAGAGTATCCTGACAGCCAACACTGGATGAGTGCCATCGCCTCGGTCTGCTCCTGTCGCCTCATCCACGCG CAGCCAGGGGCGTTCAACATGCGCCTGTATGAGCGTCTCGAGTTCGGAGGTAAGATGATGGACCTGATGGACGACTGCCCCAGCGTCATAGACCGCTTCCAAGTGAACGACATCTTCTCCTGCAACGTGACCGACGGCAACTGGCTCTTCTATGAGCACCCTAACTACTGCGGAAGGATGTACCTGATAAGGCCTGGAGAGTACAAGAGGTTTATTGAATGGGGCGGCAGGAGCGCCAGGGTCGGCTCCATCAAACGCATTCTGGACTATTGA
- the LOC116050107 gene encoding gamma-crystallin S-1-like isoform X2, with translation MQSLHFTFTIYVTGGSLQRAGWITQGNAGKRANMSKIIFYEDKNFSGCNFECGNDCADLMCILKNCNSIKVESGCFMIYEKSNYSGNQYYLKRGEYPDSQHWMSAIASVCSCRLIHAPGAFNMRLYERLEFGGKMMDLMDDCPSVIDRFQVNDIFSCNVTDGNWLFYEHPNYCGRMYLIRPGEYKRFIEWGGRSARVGSIKRILDY, from the exons ATGCAGAGTCTGCATTTCACATTCACTATATATGTGACAGGTGGGAGTCTTCAAAGAGCTGGATGGATCACACAGGGCAACGCAGGAAAACGGGCCAACATGTCGAAG ATTATCTTCTATGAGGACAAGAACTTCTCTGGGTGCAATTTTGAGTGCGGCAATGACTGTGCGGACCTGATGTGCATCCTGAAAAACTGCAACTCCATCAAGGTGGAGAGCGGCTGCTTCATGATCTATGAAAAATCCAACTACAGTGGGAACCAGTACTACCTGAAGAGAGGAGAGTATCCTGACAGCCAACACTGGATGAGTGCCATCGCCTCGGTCTGCTCCTGTCGCCTCATCCACGCG CCAGGGGCGTTCAACATGCGCCTGTATGAGCGTCTCGAGTTCGGAGGTAAGATGATGGACCTGATGGACGACTGCCCCAGCGTCATAGACCGCTTCCAAGTGAACGACATCTTCTCCTGCAACGTGACCGACGGCAACTGGCTCTTCTATGAGCACCCTAACTACTGCGGAAGGATGTACCTGATAAGGCCTGGAGAGTACAAGAGGTTTATTGAATGGGGCGGCAGGAGCGCCAGGGTCGGCTCCATCAAACGCATTCTGGACTATTGA
- the LOC116050361 gene encoding gamma-crystallin M2-like isoform X2, which translates to MAKIIFYEDRNFQGRSHECSSDSADLHSYFNRCNSIKVESGCFMVYEKPNYMGNQYYLRKGEYSDNQRMIGMNDCVRSCRLIPQYQGSYRMRLYEHSDMSGQMHELVDDCPNVQDRLSMSDFNSCNVMDGHWLMYDQPNYKGRAYYLRPGEYRRYSDWGGVSPRVGSLRRISDLN; encoded by the exons ATGGCGAAG ATAATTTTTTACGAGGACAGAAACTTCCAGGGGCGCTCTCATGAGTGCAGCAGCGACAGTGCTGACCTGCACTCCTACTTTAACAGATGCAACTCCATCAAGGTAGAGAGCGGCTGCTTCATGGTCTACGAGAAGCCCAACTACATGGGCAACCAGTACTACCTAAGGAAAGGAGAGTACTCTGATAACCAGCGTATGATTGGCATGAATGACTGTGTCAGATCTTGCCGTTTGATCCCCCAG TACCAAGGCTCCTACAGGATGAGGCTTTACGAACACTCTGACATGTCCGGCCAGATGCACGAGCTGGTGGACGACTGCCCAAATGTCCAGGACCGCCTCAGCATGTCCGACTTCAACTCCTGTAACGTGATGGACGGCCACTGGCTGATGTACGACCAGCCCAACTACAAGGGCAGAGCGTACTACCTGAGGCCCGGAGAGTACAGGAGATACAGCGACTGGGGAGGCGT
- the LOC116050537 gene encoding gamma-crystallin S-1-like: MGKIIFYEDRNFGGQHYECMSDCADLHSMFDRCRSIRVESGMFMVYDRPGYMGTQYFMKRGEYNDYLGMTGMTECVRSCRMIPVHSGNFRMRLYEHFDMVGEMMELTDNCPNLMDRFHMSNFNSCNVEGHWLIYEHANYRGRHYYVRPGQYKSFNEWSGNNSRIGSIRRLMDL, translated from the exons ATTATCTTCTACGAGGACAGGAACTTTGGAGGCCAGCACTATGAGTGCATGAGTGACTGCGCTGACCTGCACTCCATGTTCGACCGCTGCCGGTCCATCCGGGTGGAGAGCGGCATGTTCATGGTCTACGACCGCCCCGGCTACATGGGAACCCAGTACTTCATGAAGAGGGGAGAGTACAACGACTACCTGGGAATGACCGGCATGACTGAGTGTGTCAGGTCCTGCCGCATGATCCCCGTG CACAGCGGCAACTTCAGGATGAGGCTCTACGAGCATTTCGACATGGTAGGTGAGATGATGGAGCTGACAGACAACTGCCCCAACCTCATGGATCGTTTCCACATGTCCAACTTCAACTCCTGCAACGTGGAGGGCCACTGGCTCATCTACGAGCACGCCAACTACAGGGGGCGTCACTACTACGTCCGGCCCGGCCAGTACAAGAGCTTCAACGAGTGGAGCGGCAACAACTCCAGGATCGGCTCCATCAGGCGCCTCATGGATCTCTAA